The proteins below are encoded in one region of Brassica napus cultivar Da-Ae chromosome A6, Da-Ae, whole genome shotgun sequence:
- the LOC106347373 gene encoding uncharacterized protein LOC106347373, with amino-acid sequence MEPPECPVCLQSYDGESTLPRVLSCGHTACEECLTNIPKKFPDTIRCPACTVLVKFPPQGPSALPKNIDLLRLFPSSSNPTPDSTRNSKNSSFEFVTRSWPDEFHAAWKDRVLLLDAVSVEREGSTESASSSRLCGCLNKGDGDGDSKVSLLRVGSFQRRDDGCDSVFEFSYLLRMISCLWGMEEGERDELDVIMRVEERGVSKVFGLWGDLKSGVLYLVGQKLTDFSLEEFEDISEDDASCLAVIGMQLCEALLSLHKDGIFVGCLSVSCVKFDEFGNAFVDFIELLETGRNVYGLISEETSSCSKPVGALEMGLVLKRLVENGIFVSFEVLFELLKKQNLLITQASSECMVACSSDVLPVCVLLLMLLGGKQFSEELIESVSGVDAKECEEKSEDLLVLYTGLMEKLSYILESKLSGKFKSMVGILRQCCCLDPQTRPVLTDLWKCNRELIMNHRLSSMFALEKKKPRKRKEFCLVLGELCRLVVVGSKELEEDLPGMESGDGAEEGKLDKDFVGRLSEGKIKSKDLRGHQDSVTGLAVGGGFLFSSSLDKNIHVWSLKDFSHVHTFKGHQDKVTALIYIKGVETVCVSGDGGGGIFVWSTSFPLEEQPLRKWYEPKDWRYSGIHALAYSEDGYVYSGSGDNTIKAWSLQDGKLVCTMTGHKSVVSTLVVLNGVLYSGSWDGTVRLWSLSDHSFLTVLGEETQGIVKSILSLAADEGTLVAAYQNGDIQIWRDDTSMKSMQIQSSAILSVALNGKWLFTGGWDRTVNIQELSGDEISLECTHVGSIPGSSVVTSLLYWEGKLFAGFADKIIKVYYSGR; translated from the exons ATGGAGCCACCGGAGTGTCCGGTGTGTCTACAATCATACGACGGCGAATCCACACTTCCGCGCGTGCTCTCCTGCGGCCACACGGCGTGCGAAGAATGTCTGACGAACATCCCCAAGAAGTTTCCGGACACAATCCGATGTCCAGCGTGCACCGTTCTCGTCAAGTTCCCACCTCAGGGCCCATCGGCTCTCCCCAAAAACATCGATCTCCTCAGATTGTTCCCTTCGAGCTCAAACCCTACGCCTGACTCCACCCGGAACTCGAAAAACTCCTCCTTTGAATTCGTCACTCGATCATGGCCCGACGAGTTCCACGCCGCTTGGAAAGATCGGGTTTTGCTTCTCGACGCCGTCTCCGTGGAGAGAGAAGGTAGTACTGAATCTGCTTCGTCTTCGCGTTTGTGTGGATGTCTGAACAAgggtgatggtgatggtgattcAAAGGTTAGTCTTTTACGGGTTGGTTCGTTCCAGCGTCGTGATGATGGGTGTGATTCTGTTTTCGAGTTTAGTTATCTCCTGAGGATGATTAGTTGTCTGTGGGGGATGGAAGAGGGGGAAAGAGACGAGCTTGATGTGATAATGCGTGTTGAAGAGAGAGGTGTCTCTAAAGTTTTTGGCTTGTGGGGTGATTTGAAGAGTGGGGTTTTGTATTTAGTTGGTCAGAAGCTTACTGATTTCTCCTTGGAGGAGTTTGAGGATATCAGTGAAGATGATGCGTCGTGTTTAGCAGTGATTGGTATGCAGTTATGTGAGGCACTTCTCAGTTTGCATAAGGATGGGATATTTGTAGGGTGTTTGAGCGTTTCTTGTGTGAAGTTTGACGAGTTTGGGAATGCTTTTGTTGATTTTATTGAGTTGCTGGAAACTGGAAGGAACGTGTATGGACTTATATCTGAAGAAACTAGCTCTTGCAGCAAACCAGTTGGTGCTTTGGAAATGGGATTGGTTTTGAAGAGATTAGTGGAGAATGGTATTTTCGTTAGCTTCGAGGTGTTGTTTGAATTGTTGAAAAAACAGAACTTGCTGATAACACAGGCCAGCTCAGAATGTATGGTTGCATGTAGCTCCGATGTCTTGCCAGTTTGTGTTCTTCTCCTCATGCTTCTTGGTGGGAAACAATTTTCTGAGGAGCTGATTGAAAGTGTAAGTGGTGTGGATGCAAAAGAATGCGAAGAGAAAAGTGAGGATCTCTTGGTGTTGTACACAGGTCTTATGGAGAAACTAAGTTATATTCTGGAATCTAAACTTAGTGGGAAGTTTAAATCCATGGTTGGAATTCTCCGCCAATGTTGCTGTCTTGATCCCCAGACACGTCCAGTTTTAACTGATCTGTGGAAATGCAACAGGGAGCTGATCATGAATCATAGATTAAGTTCTATGTTTGCATTGGAAAAGAAGAAaccaaggaaaaggaaagagtttTGTTTGGTTCTAGGTGAATTATGCCGCCTGGTAGTAGTGGGATCCAAAGAACTAGAAGAAGACTTACCTGGAATGGAAAGTGGCGATGGAGCAGAGGAGGGCAAGCTTGACAAAGATTTTGTTGGGAGACTCTCAGAaggtaaaataaaatctaaGGACCTGCGAGGACACCAAGACAGTGTCACAGGTTTAGCCGTCGGAG GTGGGTTTCTGTTCAGCTCTTCGCTTGATAAAAATATCCATGTATGGTCTCTTAAG GATTTCTCCCATGTGCATACATTTAAAGGTCACCAGGATAAAGTAACGGCTTTGATATACATCAAGGGAGTAGAAACAGTATGTGTCAGTGGCGATGGTGGAGGAGGTATATTTGTATGGAGCACAAGTTTCCCTCTGGAAGAACAGCCGCTAAGAAAGTGGTACGAGCCAAAAGACTGGCGATATTCTGGCATTCATGCGTTGGCATATTCAGAAGATGGGTATGTGTACAGTGGCAGTGGAGATAACACTATCAAAGCTTGGTCACTGCAA GATGGAAAGCTTGTTTGCACAATGACTGGTCACAAATCTGTAGTATCAACGCTTGTTGTGCTAAATGGAGTACTGTACAGTGGAAGTTGGGATGGAACCGTGCGGCTGTGGAGTCTAAGTGACCACAGTTTTTTGACGGTGTTGGGGGAAGAGACTCAAGGTATTGTAAAGTCTATTCTGTCTCTTGCTGCAGATGAAGGCACCTTAGTGGCAGCTTATCAAAACGGAGATATACAG ATATGGAGGGATGACACATCGATGAAGTCTATGCAAATACAAAGTAGTGCAATTCTCAGCGTTGCCCTGAATGGTAAATGGTTGTTCACTGGAGGTTGGGACAGAACTGTCAATATTCAG GAATTATCTGGGGATGAGATATCTTTAGAGTGTACTCACGTGGGATCGATCCCGGGTTCTTCAGTAGTCACATCTTTGTTATATTGGGAAGGCAAGCTCTTTGCAGGGTTTGCGGATAAAATCATCAAG GTATATTATAGTGGGCGTTAA
- the LOC106351619 gene encoding keratinocyte-associated protein 2-like — protein MAGVGTSMLGSVLLFTVVLSLQEVYRGKLASSELHTILGGFTSSLLFLFSLTFIGNLQESSGMKSGWGAVVFAEIIALVAASTVHRVCITTCFLFSAGLLYEMSKISGYMLGRAESNKSKRH, from the exons ATGGCGGGAGTTGGAACATCAATGCTTGGGTCTGTTCTCCTGTTTACAGTGGTGCTCTCGCTCCAAGAAGTGTACAGAGGGAAATTAGCTTCCTCTGAGCTGCACACGATCCTTGGAGGCTTCACTAGCTCcctcctctttctcttctctctcact TTCATTGGAAATCTCCAAGAGTCTTCTGGCATGAAGAGTGGCTGGGGTGCAG TGGTTTTTGCGGAAATCATAGCTCTTGTTGCCGCTAGCACGGTGCATCGAGTGTGCATTACGACCTG TTTCTTGTTCTCTGCTGGGCTGTTATACGAGATGAGCAAGATCTCAGGATACATGCTCGGCAGGGCTGAGTCCAACAAATCTAAAAGGCACTGA